Proteins from one Cicer arietinum cultivar CDC Frontier isolate Library 1 chromosome 3, Cicar.CDCFrontier_v2.0, whole genome shotgun sequence genomic window:
- the LOC140919690 gene encoding uncharacterized protein, protein MVIQLLISDVIGVVSRVTWHMNVEMLELLVLIVNNKATLSPYAPIQGNLHNLKTRVPKPADLIPMEESLPSVYDLIVNTPTRDSVDTSCVCLDISIHVCGRDFRVDLVCLSLRLVDVILGMDWLSANRVRVDFFSKTIEFMESEERDKPSDISANKVKALLKKDAQLYMILDSLEFEEKVVIRDVPIVCEFPEVFPEDVTSLPPEREIEFSIDLVPGTGPISMAPYKMSPLELSELKKQ, encoded by the exons ATGGTGATCCAGCTACTCATATCCGATGTCATAGGTGTGGTAAGCAGGGTCACATGGCATATGAATGTAGAGATGTTGgaattacttgttttaattgtcaacaacaagGCCACATTATCACCATATGCCCCTATCCAAGGAAATCTCCATAACCTGAAAACCAGAGTTCCCAAGCCAGCTGACCTAATTCCAATGGAAGAGTCTTTGCCCTCAGTG TATGATTTGATTGTGAATACCCCAACTAGGGATTCTGTTGATACCTCTTGTGTTTGTCTTGACATTTCTATCCATGTATGTGGAAGGGACTTCCGAGTTGACTTAGTGTGTTTATCTTTGCGTCTGGTTGATGtgattcttggtatggattggcTATCTGCCAACCGTGTCCGCgtagatttttttagtaaaaccatTGAATTTATGGAGTCAGAAGAGAGGGATAAGCCTAGCGATATATCCGCCAACAAAGTAAAGGCACTCTTGAAAAAAGATGCCCAGTTATACATGATCCTAGACTCAttggaatttgaagaaaaagttgTAATACGAGATGTTCCTATTGTGTGTGAATTCCCTGAAGTATTTCCTGAAGATGTCACTAGTTTACCACCAGAGCGTGAGATTGAGTTTAGCATTGACCTCGTACCAGGTACTGGACCCATATCCATGGCACCGTATAAGATGTCTCCCTTAGAATTGTCTGAGCTTAAGAAGCAATAG
- the LOC140919691 gene encoding uncharacterized protein, with protein MASVRNDAAIAEALESMAGVRVQALQALVEFQATAQAFAQATTQAAQIATQVVAQATSYNGGQGNVQINEFMVMDRFHKANPPSFEGHYNPDGAQKWLQEVEKIFRGVACPEGQKLNIGTFMLTEEAEHWWDNAPQRLDNAGTAITWAIFKNMFLIKYFPEDICNIKEMEFVKLEQGNMSVAEYAAKFEELSRYYPLYVGEVGEKSKCIKFEIGLRPEIKKQVGMQEIRDFPTLVNKSRIYDEDSRSEKAHYRNTGTMKDKRPMHHNRGKPYSFPPSKSGSRLNYQ; from the coding sequence ATGGCTAGTGTAAGGAATGATGCTGCGATTGCTGAGGCTCTAGAGTCCATGGCAGGAGTTAGAGTGCAGGCTCTCCAAGCTTTGGTTGAATTTCAAGCTACTGCACAAGCCTTTGCACAAGCTACTACTCAAGCTGCACAGATTGCTACTCAAGTTGTTGCTCAAGCTACTAGCTACAATGGTGGCCAAGGAAatgtgcaaataaatgaattcatGGTGATGGATCGATTCCACAAGGCTAACCCTCCATCGTTTGAAGGTCACTATAATCCTGATGGAGCTCAAAAGTGGTTGCAAGAAGTTGAGAAAATTTTCAGAGGAGTGGCATGTCCCGAAGGTCAGAAATTGAATATTGGTACCTTTATGTTGACGGAGGAAGCTGAACATTGGTGGGATAATGCGCCCCAACGTTTAGATAATGCAGGGACTGCAATTACTTGGGCTATATTCAAGAACATGTTTCTAATTAAGTATTTCCCTGAAGATATCTGTAATATAAAGGAGATGgaatttgttaaattggaaCAGGGGAATATGTCAGTAGCggagtatgctgctaagttcGAGGAATTATCCAGGTACTATCCACTCTATGTTGGAGAGGTAGGAGAAAAGTCTAAATGCATCAAGTTTGAAATAGGACTCAGACCAGAGATCAAGAAACAGGTTGGAATGCAAGAGATCCGTGACTTTCCTACCCTAGTGAATAAGAGTAGGATTTATGATGAGGATAGTCGTTCGGAAAAGGCGCATTACCGAAACACTGGAACCATGAAGGACAAGAGGCCTATGCATCATAATAGAGGAAAACCTTACTCTTTTCCTCCTAGTAAATCTGGAAGTCGTCTGAATTATCAATAA